From the genome of Papaver somniferum cultivar HN1 chromosome 2, ASM357369v1, whole genome shotgun sequence, one region includes:
- the LOC113354319 gene encoding uncharacterized protein LOC113354319: MEPPCSAGTSTTNGSDSRISLGKEQNHEDDNEVDSSLNAKGSGRKRKKEMDEASSDLLTEKVCSIVTSMEAHLQHKKLALEKDNAAEFMKALDNLLETDCITMDEYLSISLKASEMPGWQKLFVSLKSDELRVAFAHKILEER; the protein is encoded by the coding sequence ATGGAACCTCCTTGTTCAGCTGGAACTTCTACAACTAATGGATCTGATTCCCGAATAAGTCTTGGAAAAGAACAAAATCATGAGGATGATAACGAGGTTGATTCTAGTCTCAATGCAAAGGGGAgtggaaggaaaagaaagaaggaaATGGACGAAGCCTCAAGTGATttattaactgaaaaagtttgttcTATTGTCACATCAATGGAGGCTCATCTTCAACATAAAAAACTTGCTCTAGAAAAGGATAACGCAGCAGAATTCATGAAAGCTCTAGATAATCTACTTGAGACTGATTGCATCACAATGGATGAGTATTTGAGCATTAGTCTAAAAGCTTCAGAGATGCCTGGTTGGCAGAAATTGTTTGTCAGTTTGAAAAGCGATGAGCTTCGTGTTGCCTTTGCACACAAAATTTTAGAAGAACGTTGA
- the LOC113352518 gene encoding uncharacterized protein LOC113352518, with protein sequence MTELVFVEIEKATRKWVLCREGKHLNTEAYYFIMLPSTCCFQKNEDLTISTGSFMFVSEATKKSKRRVRPKYKKSILTGKDFTQDLLEGNPRNMYNLLRMTKAPFIQLCNEFRAKGLLEDSKYLEVEEKMAMFLYTIGHNCRNRVILYHFQHSGETVSKYFHEVLTAMKKWSAEVLVPPPNVFDKPALTKRNKRLREGAFKGAVGALDGTLISASIPVEKQTPYRGRGRGECSQNVLAICDWDMYFLYVVVGWEGTAHDSRVLTEAVRDPSFKFPLPPPEKYYLCDAAYSHTQGFMCPYRNIRYWIGDYRRVPPTTKEEKFNQAHARLRNVIERAFGVLKVRFPVLSKMPSYSFETQRDIVIACMSIHNFLRRNALDDWLFKEYENETFDMNETQVEVEVEAETEQNAPRLFGRQEQIYMNNLRDEIASLL encoded by the exons ATGACTGAATTAGTATTTGTTGAA ATTGAGAAGGCTACAAGGAAGTGGGTTTTATGTAGAGAAGGGAAGCACCTAAATACAG AGGCTTACTACTTCATAATGCTTCCATCTACTTGTTGTTTTCAGAAAAATGAAGACCTTACTATCTCAACTGGTAGCTTTATGTTTGTTAGTGAAGCAACTAAAAAGTCTAAGCGGCGTGTACGCCCGAAGTACAAGAAGTCAATTTTAACGGGAAAGGATTTCACCCAAGATCTGTTAGAAGGAAATCCGAGGAATATGTACAACCTATTGAGAATGACTAAGGCTCCTTTTATTCAATTATGCAATGAATTCCGAGCCAAAGGACTTTTAGAGGATAGCAAGTATTTAGAAGTAGAGGAGAAGATGGCAATGTTTCTATACACAATCGGGCACAATTGTAGGAATCGTGTAATTTTATATCACTTTCAACATTCAGGTGAAACAGTTAGCAAGTATTTTCATGAAGTGTTGACTGCTATGAAGAAATGGTCTGCTGAAGTCCTAGTTCCTCCACCAAATGTATTTGATAAGCCAGCTTTAACAAAAAGGAATAAACGTCTTAGAGAAGGTGCTTTCAAAGGTGCTGTTGGTGCATTGGATGGCACTCTAATTAGTGCCAGCATTCCAGTCGAGAAGCAAACACCGTATAGAGGAAGGGGAAGAGGAGAATGTAGCCAAAACGTGCTTGCGATATGTGATTGGGATATGTACTTTTTGTATGTAGTGGTTGGATGGGAAGGCACTGCTCATGACTCGAGAGTGTTGACTGAGGCAGTGCGTGATCCATCTTTCAAGTTTCCTCTACCTCCACCAG AAAAATACTATCTATGTGATGCTGCGTACTCTCATACACAGGGGTTTATGTGTCCGTATCGCAACATAAGGTATTGGATAGGCGATTATCGAAGAGTACctccaacaacaaaagaagagaaGTTTAATCAAGCCCATGCTCGATTGAGGAATGTGATTGAGAGAGCATTCGGGGTATTGAAAGTAAGATTTCCCGTCTTAAGTAAAATGCCTTCTTACTCATTTGAGACTCAAAGAGATATCGTCATTGCTTGCATGTCAATACATAACTTTCTACGTCGTAATGCATTGGATGATTGGCTATTTAAAGAATATGAGAATGAGACATTTGATATGAATGAGACACAGGTGGAAGTCGAAGTGGAAGCGGAAACGGAACAAAATGCACCTCGTCTGTTTGGACGACAAGAGCAGatatatatgaacaacttacgtGATGAAATAGCTAgcctcctttag